The DNA region CGAGTCGATCTCATAAATAAAACTAAAAGAAAAAAACACTAAATAAATCTTATTATATCATATTTTTTTACCTATTATGATTTTTCAGTTATAAAAAAATTAAAATTCTAATTTATTCTAAATTTTTTAATCTAGCAGCTAGCTTTACTCTTTTTTAAGCTATTTTTGATAGAATTGCGTTAGAAAGTGAGGTTACGGATGAAGAAGCAAGCAATTTTTTTCATATTATTCTTTTTTTCGATCATCAGCATGGTCTTCTATGCTTTTTTTATAGAACCAAAACGAATCGTCACTCACAACTATACTCTTGGCGATAATCAAGGACAAAAATCACTGAAAGTTGTTCAACTTTCAGACATCCATATTCAAGAAAACTATCCAGTAGCCCAGCTTGAAAAAATTGTTACAAAGGTGAATCAGGAAAAACCGGATATTATCTTATTTACTGGTGATCTATTTGATAACTATGCAAAGTACGGACCTATAGAGGATGTCACAGCTGCCTTAAGTCGATTAACTGCACCTTTAGGAAAATTCGCTGTTTGGGGCAATCATGATTATGGTGGCGGCGCTGCTCGTGTTTATCCAGAGATATTAGCTGGAGCTGGTTTTCAATTACTGGAAAATTCAGGGATGAATATTGCTCTTGCAGATGGAAAAAGTGTTTTTATCAGTGGTTTAGATGATTCTTTATTAGGTAACTCGTCGATCGAAGAAGCTTTGAGCGAACGTCAAAGTGACTACACGATTTTACTTAGTCATGAGCCGGATGTAGCTGATCAACTAGTGGACCAAGATATACAGCTGATCTTATCCGGTCACAGTCATGGTGGTCAAATCAACCTTCCATTTATAACCATCAAAAATATCATGGCAGAAAAATATTTTAGTGGCTTCTACAATTTAACAAATGACACGACACTTTATGTCAATACAGGATTAGGGACAACAAAAATTCCTGCTCGGTTTAGAGTGCCACCGGAAATCGCTGTATTTGATCTGTATATTTAAAAAAAGATAGGACGAAATTCTAAGAATTTCGTCCTATCTTTTTCCTGTTTATTTATCTAGAAAATTCTTTGACTCGTCCACCAATTTTATCAGCAAATTTTTCTGCGAAGCGTTTATCACCAAAGACTCGTGCTTGATTTTTATCTCTTGTACGTTGTCCGTCTTTACTGATATATCCATGTAATACTTTTACAGCGTACATTGCCTTCCCTCCTCTGTGTTGCTTTTTGATCATAGGATAACTATAGCTGAGAAACCTTAACGAAAGCATAAATTGGTTCGAATATTTTATGAAGAGTTATTAAGAAAAAAGAAAAAAGCCTTAAGCAAAAAATGCCCAGGCTTATTCCTTTTCATTGATTTGTTAAACAATGATATCTTTTGTTTTTTTATCCATATGGATTCTTGCTGTCCAAGTTTCAAATGTCACCAAGACAGGTGCTTGATGATTTAACTCTTTTTGATAGTCAGACAACCTAGATGTGATCTCACCTTTAGAACCCACTTCTTCAACAGAAAATTTCCCTTTTAGCAGCAAACTTTCATGAGCAATTTCTTCATAGCAACAAACAGACCCATTGGGGTTAGAACGAATATTTTTGACCGTTTCCCCTTCCCCATCCAAATAAAATTGTAATTTCAACAGTCCCTCTCTCCATAAGGGTGCGGATACGGTAATCACTGTTGGAAATTCCCTTTTATCGATGGTTGCAAGTAAAAATACCTTACTGGAATTTAGTAATCTCACAATTCGCTCATGTATCTCCATTTCTAAAGGCCTCCTTTTTTATCGCTATTCACTCAATTATAGCAACTATCTGCTATTTTTGAAAAGCTAAACCCTTTTGAAATGCAGTTGAGAGATTGAACGACTGTTTTTTTCGTGCTGATTACTTGACTGATTCTTGTCGTAACCAATTAGCTTGTCGACTTTTCTTCAAAATCAAGCGGCATATAGGTCCAACGATCAATAGTTGCAAAGGTAAAGCCATCACTAAATTCTGACTGAAAGCTCCAATATAGTTACTAAAAAATTCTTCTGTAATACCAGTTTGAACCACGACACCGTAAATGGACATGAAAAAGACCATTCCAAGCACCATACAGCTAGAAACAGCAACAACCATATGAAGCTGCTTTTCTCTATTGATCGGCAATGAAAAAGCGATTTTCTTTGCAGCATTTGCTACAACGAACACATCAACTAAAAAAGCCACTAGAAAACCAGGTACTAGACCACCTAGAAGATGACTCCATGACAATTGCTCATGCAACACTAGATTATAAAGACTCATTGAAAAGACCATGGAAAAACAGACAATCGTTGTAAAAAATAAACTTTCTTTTTTTGTTTTCGGCATACATACACTCCTTTTTTTCATAACAGAGATTATGCTACCATAAAAAAAATTTTCTCGTAAGTTTTTTTTCAAAAAAATACTCTAGTAGTCTCTAAAAACAATTCAGACTACCAGAGTTTTATTTTACTTCTTATTTTTAAAAGAGTATTTCATAAAAGCTTTTACTCCATAGGTCAACAAAACTAACAAAGATAAAACCTTAATAACTATAGATATTTTGAAGATAATACTAGGGTCATATCCTACAACAACTGTATTTTCTCCTTTAGGAGCTTTTATGATCAGACTGCCAATATTAGAAACTTCATATCTTTCTTTTGATAATTTTTTACCATTTAACTCTACGGAAGTTCTGTTATAGATGGTTACTGGAAGTAACGTCGTATCATTTGGCAACTTATTTTCCCACGTTAATTCTATTCGGTTGTCGGATGTTATTTTTTTTGTTACATTCACTTCATTTTGAAGAATTTCTTCTGCATAGGTTCCGTATGTCTTAAATTGTTCATCAGTATATCTTGGCAAATAATCAGCCGTCGATTTATCAACAGCTTTAAAAGCAGTTCCTAAAGGATTAT from Enterococcus sp. 9D6_DIV0238 includes:
- a CDS encoding pyridoxamine 5'-phosphate oxidase family protein, with the translated sequence MEIHERIVRLLNSSKVFLLATIDKREFPTVITVSAPLWREGLLKLQFYLDGEGETVKNIRSNPNGSVCCYEEIAHESLLLKGKFSVEEVGSKGEITSRLSDYQKELNHQAPVLVTFETWTARIHMDKKTKDIIV
- a CDS encoding metallophosphoesterase, with protein sequence MKKQAIFFILFFFSIISMVFYAFFIEPKRIVTHNYTLGDNQGQKSLKVVQLSDIHIQENYPVAQLEKIVTKVNQEKPDIILFTGDLFDNYAKYGPIEDVTAALSRLTAPLGKFAVWGNHDYGGGAARVYPEILAGAGFQLLENSGMNIALADGKSVFISGLDDSLLGNSSIEEALSERQSDYTILLSHEPDVADQLVDQDIQLILSGHSHGGQINLPFITIKNIMAEKYFSGFYNLTNDTTLYVNTGLGTTKIPARFRVPPEIAVFDLYI
- a CDS encoding DUF2798 domain-containing protein translates to MPKTKKESLFFTTIVCFSMVFSMSLYNLVLHEQLSWSHLLGGLVPGFLVAFLVDVFVVANAAKKIAFSLPINREKQLHMVVAVSSCMVLGMVFFMSIYGVVVQTGITEEFFSNYIGAFSQNLVMALPLQLLIVGPICRLILKKSRQANWLRQESVK